The following are from one region of the Magallana gigas chromosome 6, xbMagGiga1.1, whole genome shotgun sequence genome:
- the LOC105323043 gene encoding leucine-rich repeat-containing protein 9 isoform X1, which translates to MSSIGSQSSGSHVGGGATPTSARSEIGFGGNNTQPPTEASRPRTQKEEDEEAFKELCANNGLNHNKIQSGEQSTVEELEMFFSGYPRIVYMDRFPCLHTLVFMGQSISKIEGLTTLTSLRELWIGECQLKKIENLETCSKLTKLYLYGNEISKIENIGHLTHLETLFLNNNSIKNIENLEKLRMLKTLSLAENQIDKIGHCLDANQRLTDLNLSGNPICSLRELTHLMRLPELHSLSLKDPQFSPAPVSLLCNYSTHVLYHLPKLSKLDTYDASKNVCELAEATVLKKKMYYNMRVKTVKRNLAEIVSKMEIYKSRLLEFPHERLRNLMNCIKEVRREFEDLMLETIDISVFHDTEPEDNLLLVQDLEEESKLQKLDENGKITAKMNCIKERIKMWEKKIAEVGSYQQEALHRVEVQAESVMRRMAIELESGGNVRFEEGTTSDVWFSSCHDLVLSRFCATDYKEHGIAGLKIHRILRVHNRMLRKRFDDKLTGIVDNTEGEYFPSNRNTAYKKLLEYLFWIWDPQLPGGFHETTRVLEEGYMDAISYKALGKDGAVPLSNSLSLADRHRIGALTKESREKEYSDTCPFRYGHLVISKVFLGKSVKAIDERPINRSNYPKIDAVFKPRKMCVPPSGGDSIHNCECSARQCEWYLFDNELILPEYIVEFEYVTKFRSKSPFATFCDLTFDNKESKIPTVPHVDDDPTVDDDVLGMEPLLKQRPRLTMLSEDLLLKHVGVDSLESITVLNLHNNGISKLKPIQALVHLKRLTVSFNELSRLDEVANMGIEYLDASFNQISTLEGLKNMVKLKFFDLSWNKLTNTREDLSILRKHACNLLTLDLRHNNWLKPQSIRLRVIGRLKSLTLLDGSGVTELEATAALRVAAGSRICQLSLLTHARVDSHKPRSLSLMPTAEILEKQSHHRPEKISDSDTHWYLKVTSLFLDNQHITKLSGLERLENLKYASFNKNDITKMEGFDHCVKLQELSLENNCISKLEGISKLTQLKRLCLGNNLISTLENTGIHYLVQLTYLSLEGNRLSSLLGLQKMSTLVELYVGNNIISSVREIFYLKMLSNLVILDLFGNPVAMDTDNYRLFIIYHLKNLKALDGSAIEAMEGNLAKDTFGGRLTPDFVAEKLGHSNFHDVRELDLPNCSIRIVDLGIGDTFLNLRSVNLEHNNLTSFSGLIHLPNIRVLCLNHNHIECIMPKQKPVNKLSKQSSSKNLEFFSNDSSTPIMESLEVLHLGYNGIKDMSTLQLSRLTSLKALFLQGNEISKVEGMEGLHDLRELVLDRNKIKIITELSFANQWNLQELHLEENRVRELSYLNCMDNLQRLYMGSNRVQEMAEIEKLEGLNNLAEISLVNNPVARRHLHRPILVYRLKQLVIIDGIPITEEERGKAELYFMDQQVQTTQPAASDSALPGISQMKTQVPVKVTTMHLGASPLWNGGVLYDDSAQDAIQRGMKISTGGGRRRGTGKDPTPPPNQGLLNRANTMVYNPSNTGYGGFSYTSNSVNSGARPQFYLNQIPYVQPPSQTEYVEWFSRINQAKNNRR; encoded by the exons ATGTCAAGCATTGGCAGCCAGTCATCTGGTAGTCATGTTGGGGGTGGTGCAACACCAACATCTGCCCGGTCGGAAATAGGCTTTGGGGGAAACAATACACAACCCCCTACTGAAGCAAGCAGACCCAGGACACAGaaggaagaagatgaagaaGCATTCAAAGAACTG TGTGCAAACAATGGCCTCAACCACAACAAGATACAGAGCGGGGAGCAGTCGACGGTGGAGGAGCTGGAGATGTTCTTCTCCGGGTACCCCCGCATCGTCTACATGGACAGGTTCCCATGCCTGCACACCCTGGTCTTCATGGGACAGAGCATCAGCAAGATCGAGGGCCTGACCACACTTACCAGCCTCAGGGAGCTGTGGATTGGTGAATGTCAACTCAAA aaaatagaGAATTTGGAGACCTGTTCAAAACTTACAAAACTCTACCTCTATGGAAATGAAATTTccaaaatagaaaatattggtCATTTGACTCATCTAGAGACTTTGTTTTTGAACAACAATAGCATTAAGAATATAGAA aATTTGGAAAAACTTAGAATGCTGAAAACACTGAGCTTAGCAGAAAATCAAATAGATAAAATAG GACACTGTTTAGATGCTAATCAGAGATTGACAGATTTGAATTTGTCAGGAAATCCAATATGTTCTCTCAGA GAGCTGACTCATTTGATGCGTCTGCCAGAGTTACATTCCCTGAGTCTGAAGGACCCCCAGTTCTCCCCCGCCCCGGTCAGTCTGCTGTGTAACTACTCCACCCATGTCCTCTATCACCTGCCCAAACTCAGCAAGCTGGACACCTATGATGCCAGCAAGAATGTGTGTGAGCTTGCAGAG GCCACagttttgaagaaaaagatgTATTACAATATGAGGGTAAAGACAGTAAAGCGGAATTTGGCAGAAATTGTGTCAAAGATGGAGATCTATAAATCCAGGCTGCTCGAATTTCCACATGAGCGATTGCGGAATCTCATGAATTGTATCAAGGAA GTGCGTAGGGAGTTTGAAGATTTGATGCTGGAAACAATAGATATTTCAGTGTTTCATGACACGGAACCCGAAGACAATCTTTTGTTGGTTCAGGATTTAGAGGAGGAG agtaaaCTGCAAAAGTTGGATGAAAATGGGAAGATTACTGCcaaaatgaattgtataaagGAGAGAATCAAGATGTGGGAGAAAAAGATAGCAGA AGTTGGGAGTTATCAACAGGAGGCTTTACACAGGGTGGAAGTTCAGGCGGAATCTGTGATGAGAAGAATGGCTATTGAGCTGGAGTCGGGCGGAAATGTCCGCTTTGAGGAAGGAACAACATCTGATGTCTG GTTTTCATCTTGCCATGATTTAGTGCTGTCTCGATTCTGTGCCACAGACTACAAGGAACATGGAATTGCTGGACTCAAAATCCACCGAATTCTCCGTGTCCACAACAGGATGCTGCGGAAACGCTTTGATGACAAACTGACAGGGATTGTGGATAATACAGAAGGGGAATACTTTCCAAGCAACAG GAACACCGCCTACAAGAAGCTGCTGGAGTACTTGTTCTGGATCTGGGACCCCCAGCTACCGGGCGGCTTCCACGAAACCACGCGGGTGTTAGAAGAGGGCTACATGGATGCCATCTCCTACAAG GCTCTAGGTAAGGATGGAGCTGTCCCCCTGAGTAATAGCCTCAGTCTGGCTGACCGGCATCGAATCGGCGCCCTCACAAAGGAAAGCAGAGAGAAGGAGTACTCCGATACCTGTCCATTCAGATATG GTCACTTAGTCATATCCAAAGTTTTTCTGGGTAAAAGTGTCAAGGCCATTGATGAGAGACC AATTAACAGGTCCAACTATCCAAAAATAGATGCTGTTTTCAAACCTCGCAAGATGTGCGTTCCTCCAA gtggGGGAGACTCGATACACAACTGTGAGTGCAGTGCTCGGCAGTGCGAGTGGTACCTGTTTGATAATGAGCTAATTCTACCTGAGTACATAGTGGAGTTTGAATATGTAACAAAG tttcGGTCAAAGTCACCATTTGCAACCTTTTGCGACCTTACATTTGACAACAAGGAATCCAAGATTCCGACTGTACCCCATGTGGATGATGATCCGACAGTGGATGATGATGTTCTCGGAATGGAACCACTTCTAAAACAGAGACCTCG gtTGACAATGTTAAGTGAAGATCTGCTGCTGAAGCATGTAGGTGTTGATTCTCTGGAGTCCATTACTGTCTTAAATCTCCACAACAATGGAATCAGCAAACTGAAGCCGATCCAGGCCCTGGTTCACCTCAAGCGACTGACGGTCAGCTTCAACGAACTCAGCAGACTGGATGAGGTCGCCAACATG GGAATAGAATATCTTGATGccagttttaatcaaatttccACTTTAGAGGGACTGAAA AACATGGTTAAACTGAAATTCTTTGACCTAAGTTGGAACAAACTCACTAACACACGAGAAGACCTGTCCATCTTGAGGAAGCATGCTTGTAACCTTTTGACCCTTGACCTCAGACACAATAATTGGCTTAAG CCACAGAGCATAAGACTGCGTGTCATTGGACGATTGAAGTCACTGACCCTCCTTGACGGGTCGGGTGTGACAGAACTTGAAGCAACAGCTGCTCTGAGGGTTGCTGCTGGGTCTCGGATTTGTCAGCTGTCCCTCCTGACTCACGCTCGAGTGGACTCGCACAAACCTCGCTCACTCAGTCTGATGCCCACAGCTGAGATCCTGGAGAAGCAGAGTCACCACCGGCCAGAGAAAATCAGTGACTCAGACACTCATTGGTACCTCAAG GTCACCTCTCTGTTTTTGGACAATCAGCACATCACTAAGCTGTCTGGCCTTGAGAGGTTGGAAAACCTGAAATATGCTTCCTTTAACAAAAATGACATTACAAAAATGGAG GGCTTTGACCATTGCGTGAAGCTACAAGAACTCTCCTTAGAAAACAACTGTATCAGTAAACTTGAGGGGATCTCTAAGCTGACCCAGCTGAAAAGACTGTGTCTGGGTAATAACCTGATCTCTACCCTGGAGAACACAGGTATCCATTACCTGGTACAGCTGACTTACCTGTCCCTGGAGGGAAACAGACTCAGCTCCCTGCTGGGGCTACAGAAAATGTCCACACTGGTGGAACTGTATGTGGGAAACAATATCATCAGCAGTGTCAGGGAAATCTTCTATCTCAAA ATGCTGTCCAATTTGGTGATACTTGACCTGTTTGGGAATCCAGTTGCCATGGACACAGACAACTACCGACTTTTCATCATCTATCATCTCAAAAACCTCAAAGCATTAGACGGATCTGCAATA GAAGCTATGGAGGGAAATCTTGCCAAGGATACCTTTGGTGGTAGACTTACACCAGACTTTGTAGCCGAAAAACTAGGCCACTCCAACTTCCATGACGTTCGAGAGCTTGACCTTCCAAACTGTAGTATTCGCATTGTAGATTTGGGAATAGGGGACACGTTCCTCAATCTTAGAAG TGTGAATTTAGAACATAACAACTTGACTTCCTTCAGTGGTCTGATTCATTTGCCAAATATAAGG GTGCTGTGTTTGAATCACAATCATATTGAGTGCATTATGCCGAAACAGAAACCGGTTAACAAACTCTCCAAGCAGAGTTCCAGTAAGAACCTGGAGTTTTTCTCCAATGACTCGTCCACTCCGATCATGGAGAGCCTAGAGGTGCTACATTTAGGTTACAATGGAATCAAGGACATGTCCACTCTACAGCTCAGCAGACTCACGTCTCTGAAAGCCTTGTTCCTGcaag GGAATGAGATATCTAAAGTAGAAGGTATGGAGGGGCTGCATGATCTCAGGGAACTGGTGCTTGACAGGAACAAGATCAAAATAATCACCGAGCTCTCCTTCGCCAATCAGTGGAACTTACAAGAGCTCCACCTGGAGGAAAACAGAGTAAGGGAGCTAAGCTACCTCAACTGTATGGACAACCTACAGAGGCTTTACATGGGCTCCAATCGCGTTCAG GAAATGGCTGAGATAGAGAAGTTGGAAGGATTAAATAACCTAGCAGAGATTTCTCTAGTCAACAACCCT GTTGCTAGGCGACACCTTCATCGTCCGATTCTGGTCTATAGGCTGAAGCAGTTGGTGATAATTGATGGAATCCCAATTACAGAAGAAGAGAGGGGAAAGGCTGAACTCTACTTCATGGATCAACAG GTCCAGACCACACAACCTGCTGCGAGTGACAGTGCACTGCCTGGAATCAGCCAGATGAAGACCCAGGTTCCAGTCAAAGTGACCACAATGCACCTGGGTGCCTCTCCGTTGTGGAATGGAGGCGTTCTCTATGACGACAGTGCTCAGGATGCAATCCAGAGAG GAATGAAAATCTCAACAGGTGGTGGTCGAAGAAGAGGAACTGGGAAGGAccccacccctccccccaatCAAGGCCTGCTGAATCGTGCCAACACTATGGTATACAACCCCTCAAACACTGGTTACGGGGGCTTCTCCTACACCAGCAACTCGGTAAACTCGGGAGCACGGCCACAGTTCTATCTAAATCAAATCCCCTATGTTCAGCCTCCCTCGCAGACAGAGTATGTTGAGTGGTTTTCAAG GATAAATCAGGCCAAAAATAACAGGAGGTGA
- the LOC105323043 gene encoding leucine-rich repeat-containing protein 9 isoform X4, translating into MSSIGSQSSGSHVGGGATPTSARSEIGFGGNNTQPPTEASRPRTQKEEDEEAFKELCANNGLNHNKIQSGEQSTVEELEMFFSGYPRIVYMDRFPCLHTLVFMGQSISKIEGLTTLTSLRELWIGECQLKKIENLETCSKLTKLYLYGNEISKIENIGHLTHLETLFLNNNSIKNIENLEKLRMLKTLSLAENQIDKIGHCLDANQRLTDLNLSGNPICSLRELTHLMRLPELHSLSLKDPQFSPAPVSLLCNYSTHVLYHLPKLSKLDTYDASKNVCELAEATVLKKKMYYNMRVKTVKRNLAEIVSKMEIYKSRLLEFPHERLRNLMNCIKEVRREFEDLMLETIDISVFHDTEPEDNLLLVQDLEEESKLQKLDENGKITAKMNCIKERIKMWEKKIAEVGSYQQEALHRVEVQAESVMRRMAIELESGGNVRFEEGTTSDVWFSSCHDLVLSRFCATDYKEHGIAGLKIHRILRVHNRMLRKRFDDKLTGIVDNTEGEYFPSNRNTAYKKLLEYLFWIWDPQLPGGFHETTRVLEEGYMDAISYKALGKDGAVPLSNSLSLADRHRIGALTKESREKEYSDTCPFRYGHLVISKVFLGKSVKAIDERPINRSNYPKIDAVFKPRKMCVPPSGGDSIHNCECSARQCEWYLFDNELILPEYIVEFEYVTKFRSKSPFATFCDLTFDNKESKIPTVPHVDDDPTVDDDVLGMEPLLKQRPRLTMLSEDLLLKHVGVDSLESITVLNLHNNGISKLKPIQALVHLKRLTVSFNELSRLDEVANMGIEYLDASFNQISTLEGLKNMVKLKFFDLSWNKLTNTREDLSILRKHACNLLTLDLRHNNWLKPQSIRLRVIGRLKSLTLLDGSGVTELEATAALRVAAGSRICQLSLLTHARVDSHKPRSLSLMPTAEILEKQSHHRPEKISDSDTHWYLKVTSLFLDNQHITKLSGLERLENLKYASFNKNDITKMEGFDHCVKLQELSLENNCISKLEGISKLTQLKRLCLGNNLISTLENTGIHYLVQLTYLSLEGNRLSSLLGLQKMSTLVELYVGNNIISSVREIFYLKMLSNLVILDLFGNPVAMDTDNYRLFIIYHLKNLKALDGSAIEAMEGNLAKDTFGGRLTPDFVAEKLGHSNFHDVRELDLPNCSIRIVDLGIGDTFLNLRSVNLEHNNLTSFSGLIHLPNIRVLCLNHNHIECIMPKQKPVNKLSKQSSSKNLEFFSNDSSTPIMESLEVLHLGYNGIKDMSTLQLSRLTSLKALFLQGNEISKVEGMEGLHDLRELVLDRNKIKIITELSFANQWNLQELHLEENRVRELSYLNCMDNLQRLYMGSNRVQEMAEIEKLEGLNNLAEISLVNNPVARRHLHRPILVYRLKQLVIIDGIPITEEERGKAELYFMDQQVQTTQPAASDSALPGISQMKTQVPVKVTTMHLGASPLWNGGVLYDDSAQDAIQRGMKISTGGGRRRGTGKDPTPPPNQGLLNRANTMVYNPSNTGYGGFSYTSNSDKSGQK; encoded by the exons ATGTCAAGCATTGGCAGCCAGTCATCTGGTAGTCATGTTGGGGGTGGTGCAACACCAACATCTGCCCGGTCGGAAATAGGCTTTGGGGGAAACAATACACAACCCCCTACTGAAGCAAGCAGACCCAGGACACAGaaggaagaagatgaagaaGCATTCAAAGAACTG TGTGCAAACAATGGCCTCAACCACAACAAGATACAGAGCGGGGAGCAGTCGACGGTGGAGGAGCTGGAGATGTTCTTCTCCGGGTACCCCCGCATCGTCTACATGGACAGGTTCCCATGCCTGCACACCCTGGTCTTCATGGGACAGAGCATCAGCAAGATCGAGGGCCTGACCACACTTACCAGCCTCAGGGAGCTGTGGATTGGTGAATGTCAACTCAAA aaaatagaGAATTTGGAGACCTGTTCAAAACTTACAAAACTCTACCTCTATGGAAATGAAATTTccaaaatagaaaatattggtCATTTGACTCATCTAGAGACTTTGTTTTTGAACAACAATAGCATTAAGAATATAGAA aATTTGGAAAAACTTAGAATGCTGAAAACACTGAGCTTAGCAGAAAATCAAATAGATAAAATAG GACACTGTTTAGATGCTAATCAGAGATTGACAGATTTGAATTTGTCAGGAAATCCAATATGTTCTCTCAGA GAGCTGACTCATTTGATGCGTCTGCCAGAGTTACATTCCCTGAGTCTGAAGGACCCCCAGTTCTCCCCCGCCCCGGTCAGTCTGCTGTGTAACTACTCCACCCATGTCCTCTATCACCTGCCCAAACTCAGCAAGCTGGACACCTATGATGCCAGCAAGAATGTGTGTGAGCTTGCAGAG GCCACagttttgaagaaaaagatgTATTACAATATGAGGGTAAAGACAGTAAAGCGGAATTTGGCAGAAATTGTGTCAAAGATGGAGATCTATAAATCCAGGCTGCTCGAATTTCCACATGAGCGATTGCGGAATCTCATGAATTGTATCAAGGAA GTGCGTAGGGAGTTTGAAGATTTGATGCTGGAAACAATAGATATTTCAGTGTTTCATGACACGGAACCCGAAGACAATCTTTTGTTGGTTCAGGATTTAGAGGAGGAG agtaaaCTGCAAAAGTTGGATGAAAATGGGAAGATTACTGCcaaaatgaattgtataaagGAGAGAATCAAGATGTGGGAGAAAAAGATAGCAGA AGTTGGGAGTTATCAACAGGAGGCTTTACACAGGGTGGAAGTTCAGGCGGAATCTGTGATGAGAAGAATGGCTATTGAGCTGGAGTCGGGCGGAAATGTCCGCTTTGAGGAAGGAACAACATCTGATGTCTG GTTTTCATCTTGCCATGATTTAGTGCTGTCTCGATTCTGTGCCACAGACTACAAGGAACATGGAATTGCTGGACTCAAAATCCACCGAATTCTCCGTGTCCACAACAGGATGCTGCGGAAACGCTTTGATGACAAACTGACAGGGATTGTGGATAATACAGAAGGGGAATACTTTCCAAGCAACAG GAACACCGCCTACAAGAAGCTGCTGGAGTACTTGTTCTGGATCTGGGACCCCCAGCTACCGGGCGGCTTCCACGAAACCACGCGGGTGTTAGAAGAGGGCTACATGGATGCCATCTCCTACAAG GCTCTAGGTAAGGATGGAGCTGTCCCCCTGAGTAATAGCCTCAGTCTGGCTGACCGGCATCGAATCGGCGCCCTCACAAAGGAAAGCAGAGAGAAGGAGTACTCCGATACCTGTCCATTCAGATATG GTCACTTAGTCATATCCAAAGTTTTTCTGGGTAAAAGTGTCAAGGCCATTGATGAGAGACC AATTAACAGGTCCAACTATCCAAAAATAGATGCTGTTTTCAAACCTCGCAAGATGTGCGTTCCTCCAA gtggGGGAGACTCGATACACAACTGTGAGTGCAGTGCTCGGCAGTGCGAGTGGTACCTGTTTGATAATGAGCTAATTCTACCTGAGTACATAGTGGAGTTTGAATATGTAACAAAG tttcGGTCAAAGTCACCATTTGCAACCTTTTGCGACCTTACATTTGACAACAAGGAATCCAAGATTCCGACTGTACCCCATGTGGATGATGATCCGACAGTGGATGATGATGTTCTCGGAATGGAACCACTTCTAAAACAGAGACCTCG gtTGACAATGTTAAGTGAAGATCTGCTGCTGAAGCATGTAGGTGTTGATTCTCTGGAGTCCATTACTGTCTTAAATCTCCACAACAATGGAATCAGCAAACTGAAGCCGATCCAGGCCCTGGTTCACCTCAAGCGACTGACGGTCAGCTTCAACGAACTCAGCAGACTGGATGAGGTCGCCAACATG GGAATAGAATATCTTGATGccagttttaatcaaatttccACTTTAGAGGGACTGAAA AACATGGTTAAACTGAAATTCTTTGACCTAAGTTGGAACAAACTCACTAACACACGAGAAGACCTGTCCATCTTGAGGAAGCATGCTTGTAACCTTTTGACCCTTGACCTCAGACACAATAATTGGCTTAAG CCACAGAGCATAAGACTGCGTGTCATTGGACGATTGAAGTCACTGACCCTCCTTGACGGGTCGGGTGTGACAGAACTTGAAGCAACAGCTGCTCTGAGGGTTGCTGCTGGGTCTCGGATTTGTCAGCTGTCCCTCCTGACTCACGCTCGAGTGGACTCGCACAAACCTCGCTCACTCAGTCTGATGCCCACAGCTGAGATCCTGGAGAAGCAGAGTCACCACCGGCCAGAGAAAATCAGTGACTCAGACACTCATTGGTACCTCAAG GTCACCTCTCTGTTTTTGGACAATCAGCACATCACTAAGCTGTCTGGCCTTGAGAGGTTGGAAAACCTGAAATATGCTTCCTTTAACAAAAATGACATTACAAAAATGGAG GGCTTTGACCATTGCGTGAAGCTACAAGAACTCTCCTTAGAAAACAACTGTATCAGTAAACTTGAGGGGATCTCTAAGCTGACCCAGCTGAAAAGACTGTGTCTGGGTAATAACCTGATCTCTACCCTGGAGAACACAGGTATCCATTACCTGGTACAGCTGACTTACCTGTCCCTGGAGGGAAACAGACTCAGCTCCCTGCTGGGGCTACAGAAAATGTCCACACTGGTGGAACTGTATGTGGGAAACAATATCATCAGCAGTGTCAGGGAAATCTTCTATCTCAAA ATGCTGTCCAATTTGGTGATACTTGACCTGTTTGGGAATCCAGTTGCCATGGACACAGACAACTACCGACTTTTCATCATCTATCATCTCAAAAACCTCAAAGCATTAGACGGATCTGCAATA GAAGCTATGGAGGGAAATCTTGCCAAGGATACCTTTGGTGGTAGACTTACACCAGACTTTGTAGCCGAAAAACTAGGCCACTCCAACTTCCATGACGTTCGAGAGCTTGACCTTCCAAACTGTAGTATTCGCATTGTAGATTTGGGAATAGGGGACACGTTCCTCAATCTTAGAAG TGTGAATTTAGAACATAACAACTTGACTTCCTTCAGTGGTCTGATTCATTTGCCAAATATAAGG GTGCTGTGTTTGAATCACAATCATATTGAGTGCATTATGCCGAAACAGAAACCGGTTAACAAACTCTCCAAGCAGAGTTCCAGTAAGAACCTGGAGTTTTTCTCCAATGACTCGTCCACTCCGATCATGGAGAGCCTAGAGGTGCTACATTTAGGTTACAATGGAATCAAGGACATGTCCACTCTACAGCTCAGCAGACTCACGTCTCTGAAAGCCTTGTTCCTGcaag GGAATGAGATATCTAAAGTAGAAGGTATGGAGGGGCTGCATGATCTCAGGGAACTGGTGCTTGACAGGAACAAGATCAAAATAATCACCGAGCTCTCCTTCGCCAATCAGTGGAACTTACAAGAGCTCCACCTGGAGGAAAACAGAGTAAGGGAGCTAAGCTACCTCAACTGTATGGACAACCTACAGAGGCTTTACATGGGCTCCAATCGCGTTCAG GAAATGGCTGAGATAGAGAAGTTGGAAGGATTAAATAACCTAGCAGAGATTTCTCTAGTCAACAACCCT GTTGCTAGGCGACACCTTCATCGTCCGATTCTGGTCTATAGGCTGAAGCAGTTGGTGATAATTGATGGAATCCCAATTACAGAAGAAGAGAGGGGAAAGGCTGAACTCTACTTCATGGATCAACAG GTCCAGACCACACAACCTGCTGCGAGTGACAGTGCACTGCCTGGAATCAGCCAGATGAAGACCCAGGTTCCAGTCAAAGTGACCACAATGCACCTGGGTGCCTCTCCGTTGTGGAATGGAGGCGTTCTCTATGACGACAGTGCTCAGGATGCAATCCAGAGAG GAATGAAAATCTCAACAGGTGGTGGTCGAAGAAGAGGAACTGGGAAGGAccccacccctccccccaatCAAGGCCTGCTGAATCGTGCCAACACTATGGTATACAACCCCTCAAACACTGGTTACGGGGGCTTCTCCTACACCAGCAACTCG GATAAATCAGGCCAAAAATAA